A window of Rhabdothermincola salaria contains these coding sequences:
- a CDS encoding polyhydroxyalkanoate depolymerase → MLYELYQAHADALAPMRVAARMSARGLKALPFGLGDQPAVRSMWAAQEVFADTELTHVRRPFAIDAVPTPTGVVDVVEEVVDSTPFGHLLRFAKPMPDPGPRVLVLAPLSGHFATLLRDTVVTLLPDHDVYITDWVNAREVPLAAGRFGFDEYVDHVVRFLGVLGPGAHLLAVCQPCVQGLAATAVMAEARDPNVPRTLTLMAGPIDTRINPTKVNELATSVPIDWFEQNVIATVPWRFPGAGRRVYPGFLQLTAFLAMNPGRHLKSHFELYTALADGEVSAAATTRDFYDEYFAVLDLTAEFYLETVERVFQTWELARGELRVHDRPVDPAAIDRTLLLTVEGERDDICSIGQTMAAHDLCSGLSPHMKQHHLQPNVGHYGVFSGRRWERQVYPRLRSLIASRE, encoded by the coding sequence ATGCTCTACGAGCTCTACCAGGCCCACGCCGATGCCCTCGCGCCGATGCGGGTGGCGGCCCGCATGTCGGCCCGGGGCCTGAAGGCCCTGCCGTTCGGGCTCGGCGATCAGCCGGCGGTGCGCTCGATGTGGGCCGCCCAGGAGGTCTTCGCCGACACCGAGCTCACCCACGTGCGACGCCCGTTCGCCATCGACGCGGTGCCCACCCCCACCGGGGTGGTGGACGTCGTCGAGGAGGTGGTCGACTCGACGCCGTTCGGTCATCTGCTCCGCTTCGCCAAGCCGATGCCCGACCCGGGGCCGCGGGTGCTGGTGCTGGCGCCGTTGTCGGGCCACTTCGCCACGTTGCTGCGCGACACCGTCGTCACCTTGCTGCCCGATCACGACGTGTACATCACCGACTGGGTGAACGCTCGGGAGGTGCCGCTCGCCGCCGGTCGGTTCGGCTTCGACGAGTACGTCGACCACGTGGTGCGCTTCCTCGGCGTGCTCGGCCCGGGCGCCCACCTGCTGGCGGTGTGCCAACCCTGCGTGCAGGGCCTCGCCGCCACCGCGGTCATGGCCGAGGCCCGCGACCCGAACGTGCCCCGCACCCTCACCTTGATGGCCGGGCCGATCGACACCCGGATCAACCCCACCAAGGTGAACGAGCTGGCCACCAGCGTGCCGATCGACTGGTTCGAGCAGAACGTGATCGCCACCGTGCCGTGGCGCTTCCCGGGGGCGGGCCGGCGGGTGTACCCGGGCTTCCTCCAGCTGACCGCCTTCCTCGCCATGAACCCTGGCCGGCACCTCAAGAGCCACTTCGAGCTGTACACCGCCCTCGCCGACGGCGAGGTGTCGGCCGCGGCCACCACCCGCGACTTCTACGACGAGTACTTCGCCGTGCTGGACCTCACCGCCGAGTTCTACCTGGAGACCGTCGAGCGGGTCTTCCAGACGTGGGAGCTGGCCCGCGGGGAGCTGCGGGTCCACGACCGCCCGGTCGACCCGGCCGCGATCGACCGCACCCTGTTGCTCACGGTGGAGGGCGAGCGCGACGACATCTGCTCGATCGGCCAGACCATGGCCGCCCACGACCTGTGCTCGGGGTTGAGCCCCCACATGAAGCAGCACCACCTCCAGCCCAACGTCGGCCACTACGGGGTGTTCAGCGGTCGCCGCTGGGAGCGCCAGGTCTATCCGCGCCTGCGCAGCCTCATCGCCTCGCGGGAGTAG
- a CDS encoding FAD-dependent oxidoreductase: MLLDASQVPDGTRIDADVCIVGGGPAGITLARELAGPRRRVVLLESGGLVADPDTDDLSAGPSTGQAYLPLESTRSRVLGGTTELWAGECRPLDPADFVAHGWVPDSGWPFGFEELAPFYERARPELELGPLPFDAMDWSALGIPALPLADDRLHTAAFHYSTPTHVGRRRRAELEAARHLEVHLGATAVELDTTPTADRVDAVVVRSGAHTTYRVAARVVVLAAGGIENPRLLLSSDRVERAGLGNRHDLVGRYFMEHLYLDDAARIRARRGALGSFYVESHAVGSDRLRAVLALAPDVRAREGLTNVCAVVTPLTAAKAAPRDQGQPGRPGPVDPASGLGPRSVPGEGRAVGVARRARHVADRAFERVGGRTGARAIEVARAGRDRLRAPLRETLGVKQVMEQAPNPHSRVVLTGERDRLGCRRVELRWTLSPLDRSSAVRAHELYRAGLAASGVSFTSRLGGVDDHWPERLRGARHHMGTTRMHTDPRRGVVDADGRVHGVANLYVAGSSVFPTGGAANPTFTIVALALRLAAHLRAVPPT; encoded by the coding sequence GTGCTCCTCGACGCCTCCCAGGTGCCCGACGGCACCCGGATCGACGCCGACGTGTGCATCGTCGGCGGCGGGCCGGCCGGGATCACCCTGGCTCGCGAGCTGGCCGGACCCCGTCGGCGGGTGGTGCTGCTCGAGAGCGGTGGCCTCGTCGCCGATCCCGACACCGATGACCTCTCGGCGGGCCCATCGACGGGCCAGGCCTACCTCCCCCTGGAGTCCACCCGCAGCCGGGTGCTGGGGGGCACGACCGAGCTGTGGGCGGGGGAGTGCCGTCCGCTCGACCCCGCCGACTTCGTGGCCCACGGCTGGGTGCCCGACAGCGGATGGCCGTTCGGCTTCGAGGAGCTGGCGCCGTTCTACGAGCGGGCCCGACCGGAGCTCGAGCTGGGCCCGCTGCCGTTCGACGCCATGGACTGGTCGGCGCTCGGCATCCCGGCCCTGCCCCTGGCCGACGACCGGCTCCACACCGCCGCCTTCCACTACAGCACCCCGACCCACGTCGGTCGTCGCCGCCGGGCCGAACTGGAGGCCGCCCGCCACCTCGAGGTGCACCTCGGGGCCACGGCGGTGGAGCTCGACACCACCCCGACCGCCGATCGGGTGGACGCGGTGGTGGTGCGCAGCGGGGCCCACACGACGTATCGGGTGGCGGCCCGGGTGGTGGTGCTGGCCGCCGGGGGCATCGAGAACCCCAGGCTGCTGCTGAGCTCGGACCGCGTCGAGCGCGCCGGGCTCGGGAACCGTCACGACCTCGTCGGGCGCTACTTCATGGAGCACCTCTACCTCGACGACGCGGCCCGCATCCGGGCGCGGCGTGGGGCGCTCGGTTCCTTCTACGTCGAGAGCCACGCCGTGGGTTCGGATCGGCTGCGGGCCGTGCTGGCCCTGGCGCCCGACGTGCGTGCCCGGGAGGGCCTCACCAACGTGTGCGCCGTCGTCACCCCCCTGACCGCCGCCAAGGCCGCTCCCCGGGACCAGGGCCAGCCGGGTCGGCCGGGCCCGGTGGATCCGGCGTCCGGGCTGGGCCCGCGATCGGTCCCCGGGGAAGGCCGGGCGGTGGGCGTGGCCCGGCGGGCGCGACACGTGGCGGACCGGGCGTTCGAGCGGGTGGGTGGGCGCACCGGCGCCCGGGCGATCGAGGTCGCCCGGGCCGGCCGCGATCGGCTGCGAGCGCCCCTCCGGGAGACTCTCGGGGTGAAGCAGGTCATGGAGCAGGCCCCGAATCCGCACAGCCGGGTGGTGCTGACCGGCGAACGCGACCGGCTGGGCTGCCGGCGGGTGGAGCTGCGCTGGACGCTGTCGCCGCTCGACCGGTCCAGTGCGGTGCGGGCCCACGAGCTCTACCGGGCGGGGCTGGCCGCGTCAGGCGTGTCGTTCACCAGCCGGCTGGGCGGCGTCGACGATCACTGGCCCGAGCGGTTGCGAGGTGCACGCCACCACATGGGCACGACGCGCATGCACACCGACCCGCGCCGCGGGGTGGTGGACGCCGACGGGAGGGTGCACGGCGTCGCCAACCTCTACGTGGCCGGCAGCTCGGTGTTCCCCACCGGCGGGGCCGCCAACCCCACCTTCACCATCGTGGCGCTGGCCCTGCGCCTCGCGGCCCACCTCCGGGCCGTCCCGCCCACCTGA
- a CDS encoding helix-turn-helix transcriptional regulator: MRGDELGVFLRSRRARVDPTAVGFPRGGRRRTPGLRREELASLSGVTVSWLAKLEQGRARSVSAGVLDALARSLDLDPAERAHLFALADLRAPTAPAAPAGSPRVTPALRALLDALEPNPAYVIDRAWDFVAWNRAEEALFPTLARYREAPPNLLELTFTDDELAVLMADHDTELVRLVSQFRLHCTDWPESPELDALVERLAATSPRFAALWEARDVAPFETTRRVFDHPAAGRLEFDHHRLAVLDQPGLQLVVYTPAAGTESADRLARADAGSR; this comes from the coding sequence GTGCGTGGCGACGAACTCGGGGTGTTCCTGCGGTCCCGGCGAGCCCGGGTCGATCCGACAGCCGTCGGCTTCCCGAGGGGTGGACGGCGACGGACGCCCGGCTTGCGACGCGAGGAGCTGGCGTCGTTGTCGGGGGTCACCGTGTCGTGGTTGGCCAAGCTCGAGCAGGGGCGGGCCCGGTCGGTGTCGGCCGGCGTGCTCGACGCCCTGGCCCGCAGCCTCGACCTCGACCCCGCCGAGCGCGCCCACCTGTTCGCCCTCGCCGACCTGCGGGCCCCGACCGCGCCGGCGGCCCCGGCCGGATCGCCTCGGGTCACCCCGGCCCTGCGGGCCCTCCTCGACGCCCTCGAGCCCAACCCGGCGTACGTCATCGACCGGGCCTGGGACTTCGTGGCCTGGAACCGGGCCGAAGAGGCCCTGTTCCCGACCCTGGCCCGCTACCGCGAGGCGCCGCCCAACCTCTTGGAGCTCACCTTCACCGACGACGAGCTCGCCGTGTTGATGGCCGACCACGACACCGAGCTGGTGCGGCTGGTCTCCCAGTTCCGCCTGCACTGCACCGACTGGCCCGAGAGCCCCGAGCTCGACGCCCTCGTCGAGCGGCTCGCCGCGACGTCGCCCCGATTCGCCGCCCTGTGGGAGGCCCGGGACGTGGCCCCCTTCGAGACCACCCGCCGGGTGTTCGACCATCCCGCCGCCGGTCGGCTGGAGTTCGACCACCACCGCCTCGCCGTGCTCGACCAGCCGGGCCTCCAGCTGGTCGTCTACACCCCCGCGGCCGGCACGGAGAGCGCCGACCGCCTCGCCCGAGCCGACGCCGGCTCCCGCTGA
- a CDS encoding carbon-nitrogen hydrolase family protein has product MSDARVLRVAAVQATPAYLDREATLALVAEHVTRAGADGADLVVFPESFVPGYPDWLWRQNPWSDGEWYARFQDQSVEVPGPDLDVVCAAARDAGVWVALGVTERVRSGTLYNSVVYVDDAGTVAGVHRKLVPTGAERLVWANGQGPVLTVVDIGGVRVASLICWENYMPLARAALYDKGIDVLLAPTWDNSDEWVPTLRHIAKEGQVYVVGVTALLAGSDVPRDLPGADEIYGGADDWMSKGNTTIVAPGGEVVDGPLTGSAGVVTADLDIALVAAGRRAFDPSGHYSRPDVLELVVRD; this is encoded by the coding sequence ATGAGCGACGCACGGGTCTTGCGCGTCGCCGCCGTCCAGGCCACCCCGGCCTACCTCGACCGGGAGGCGACACTGGCCCTCGTGGCCGAGCACGTGACCCGAGCCGGCGCCGACGGGGCCGACCTCGTGGTGTTCCCCGAGTCGTTCGTCCCCGGCTACCCCGACTGGTTGTGGCGCCAGAACCCGTGGAGCGACGGCGAGTGGTACGCCCGCTTCCAGGACCAGTCCGTCGAGGTGCCCGGCCCCGATCTCGACGTGGTGTGCGCCGCGGCCCGGGATGCGGGGGTCTGGGTGGCACTCGGCGTGACCGAGCGGGTCCGGTCCGGCACCCTCTACAACTCGGTGGTCTACGTCGACGACGCCGGCACCGTCGCCGGTGTGCACCGCAAGTTGGTGCCCACCGGGGCCGAACGGCTGGTGTGGGCCAACGGCCAGGGGCCGGTGCTGACCGTCGTCGACATCGGCGGTGTTCGCGTCGCGTCGCTGATCTGCTGGGAGAACTACATGCCGCTGGCCCGCGCCGCGCTCTACGACAAGGGCATCGACGTGCTGCTGGCACCGACGTGGGACAACAGCGACGAGTGGGTCCCGACGCTGCGCCACATCGCCAAGGAGGGGCAGGTGTACGTCGTGGGGGTCACCGCTCTGCTCGCCGGGAGCGACGTGCCCCGGGACCTCCCGGGAGCCGACGAGATCTACGGCGGGGCCGACGACTGGATGTCGAAGGGCAACACCACCATCGTGGCGCCGGGCGGTGAGGTCGTCGACGGCCCGCTCACCGGGTCGGCCGGGGTGGTGACCGCCGACCTCGACATCGCGCTGGTGGCTGCCGGTCGCCGTGCCTTCGATCCGTCGGGTCACTACTCGCGCCCCGACGTCCTCGAGCTCGTCGTGCGCGACTGA
- a CDS encoding VOC family protein, which yields MPVFPTITHVALTVTDLERSVPWYQRLFDAAPALDEDTGPFRHVVWSVGDTLVGLHQFPDGSSDAAFDERRPGLDHLSFACRDRAALQEWAERLDELGVDHGGIVDAGYGSGLSFRDPDNIALEFFAPPA from the coding sequence ATGCCGGTGTTCCCGACGATCACGCACGTCGCGCTGACGGTCACCGATCTGGAGCGGAGCGTGCCGTGGTATCAGCGGCTCTTCGACGCCGCTCCGGCGCTCGACGAGGACACCGGCCCGTTCCGGCATGTGGTGTGGTCCGTCGGCGACACGCTCGTCGGTCTCCATCAGTTCCCCGACGGCAGCAGCGACGCCGCCTTCGACGAGCGACGACCTGGCCTGGACCACCTGTCCTTCGCGTGCCGGGACCGGGCTGCGCTTCAGGAGTGGGCGGAGCGCCTGGACGAGCTCGGCGTCGACCACGGCGGCATCGTCGACGCCGGTTACGGCTCGGGCCTGTCGTTCCGGGACCCCGACAACATCGCGCTCGAGTTCTTCGCGCCCCCGGCATGA
- a CDS encoding glutathione S-transferase: MDLVPEATLTINSRNYGSWSLRGWLMCRFAGLDVHVEVVDSNDPSARDELLLMSPSFLVPRLDIDGLAIWDTLAIGEHLAERLPDAGLLPIDQPARALCRSVSGEMHSGFASLRSAMPMNLKARHHDFKVFTGARADIDRIEEIWARCLDLSGGPFLFGDRPGLADAMYAPVCTRLVTYGVEITPTSTRYVDRVLALDDMRHWAAEAAREPDEIVELDAEF, from the coding sequence ATGGATCTCGTGCCCGAGGCGACGCTCACCATCAACAGCCGCAACTACGGCTCGTGGTCCCTGCGCGGGTGGCTGATGTGCCGCTTCGCAGGGCTCGACGTCCACGTCGAGGTCGTCGACAGCAACGACCCGTCCGCCCGCGACGAGCTCTTGCTCATGTCGCCGTCCTTCCTCGTGCCCCGCCTCGACATCGACGGCCTGGCCATCTGGGACACCCTCGCCATCGGCGAGCACCTCGCCGAACGCCTCCCCGACGCCGGCCTCCTGCCCATCGACCAGCCCGCCCGGGCGCTGTGCCGGTCGGTGAGCGGCGAGATGCACTCGGGGTTCGCCAGCCTGCGCTCGGCGATGCCCATGAACCTGAAGGCCCGCCACCACGACTTCAAGGTCTTCACCGGTGCCCGGGCCGACATCGATCGCATCGAGGAGATCTGGGCCCGTTGCCTCGACCTCTCCGGGGGTCCGTTCCTGTTCGGCGACCGACCCGGCCTCGCCGACGCCATGTACGCCCCCGTGTGCACCCGCCTGGTCACCTACGGCGTGGAGATCACGCCCACCAGCACCCGCTACGTGGACCGCGTCCTCGCCCTCGACGACATGCGGCACTGGGCGGCCGAGGCGGCCCGAGAGCCCGACGAGATCGTGGAGCTCGACGCCGAGTTCTGA
- a CDS encoding PHA/PHB synthase family protein: MALRHEIDDHDLGLLAEAPRPPLRLVDAPPADSAMEVEASGLFLRAVVDSLGAALRSPGLVAGAVGELATGLLTATTASLGRAVGREVDGPVAPARDARFADPTWEDNAAYWWLRQVHHLNERFVGQVIDAAPIDDRTRAKARFAAGLTCDALAPTNTLAGNPAALTRAFQTGGLSLLRGARNLADDVAHNGGWPTQVDGSTLEVGRDLAGTGGQVVHRSHFIEVIQYRPRTEAVHEVPLLFCPPWINKYYILDLAPGRSLVEWALEHGHQCFVISYRNPDATLRDATFDDYLREGPRRAIEVVKEITGSDVVNTMSVCLGGTLSAMSMALDAARDDRSVNSASFINTHTDFTRAGVLGTFTDDATVRLLERHLRQVGTLDQRHIAHTFSLLRANDLVFGYVAKNWLMGDTPPAFDLLAWNADGTDMPGRLHADFLRWCYVENRLARGAFEVEGTRLDLGRISQPTYVVSAVDDHIVPWNSAYQTTQLFGGEDKRFVLSTSGHIAAIVNPPGPKAKHWVNPALPADAEDWLADAELRTGTWWDDWAGWIGDRAGPMVEPPTHLGSDRHPPIGDAPGVYVHGLTADV, encoded by the coding sequence ATGGCCCTTCGCCACGAGATCGACGATCACGACCTCGGCCTGCTGGCCGAGGCCCCCCGCCCGCCCCTGCGGTTGGTGGATGCACCGCCGGCGGACTCGGCGATGGAGGTCGAGGCCTCGGGGCTCTTCCTGCGAGCCGTGGTGGACAGCCTCGGCGCCGCCCTGCGCAGCCCCGGACTGGTGGCCGGCGCCGTGGGCGAGCTCGCCACCGGCCTGCTCACAGCCACCACCGCGTCGCTCGGCCGGGCCGTGGGCCGCGAGGTCGACGGGCCCGTCGCCCCGGCCCGCGACGCGCGCTTCGCCGACCCGACCTGGGAGGACAACGCCGCCTACTGGTGGCTGCGCCAGGTGCACCACCTCAACGAGCGCTTCGTCGGCCAGGTGATCGACGCCGCCCCCATCGACGACCGCACCCGGGCCAAGGCGCGCTTCGCGGCCGGCCTCACCTGCGACGCCCTCGCTCCCACCAACACCCTCGCCGGCAACCCGGCGGCGCTCACCCGGGCCTTCCAGACCGGAGGCCTGAGCCTGCTGCGCGGGGCTCGCAACCTGGCCGACGACGTGGCCCACAACGGCGGGTGGCCCACCCAGGTCGACGGCTCGACCCTCGAGGTGGGTCGGGACCTGGCCGGCACCGGCGGCCAGGTGGTGCACCGCAGCCACTTCATCGAGGTCATCCAGTACCGGCCCCGCACCGAGGCCGTCCACGAGGTGCCGCTGTTGTTCTGCCCGCCGTGGATCAACAAGTACTACATCCTCGATCTCGCCCCCGGCCGGTCGCTGGTGGAGTGGGCGCTGGAGCACGGCCACCAGTGCTTCGTGATCAGCTACCGCAACCCCGACGCCACCCTGCGCGACGCCACCTTCGACGACTACCTGCGCGAAGGGCCCCGGCGGGCGATCGAGGTGGTCAAGGAGATCACCGGGAGCGACGTGGTGAACACCATGTCGGTGTGCCTCGGCGGCACCCTGAGCGCCATGAGCATGGCGCTCGACGCCGCCCGCGACGACCGTTCGGTGAACTCGGCCTCCTTCATCAACACCCACACCGACTTCACCCGGGCAGGCGTGCTGGGCACGTTCACCGACGACGCCACCGTGCGGCTCCTCGAGCGGCACCTGCGCCAGGTCGGCACGCTGGACCAGCGCCACATCGCCCACACCTTCTCGTTGCTGCGGGCCAACGACCTCGTGTTCGGCTACGTCGCCAAGAACTGGCTGATGGGCGACACCCCGCCGGCGTTCGACCTGCTGGCCTGGAACGCCGACGGCACTGACATGCCCGGACGGCTCCACGCCGACTTCCTGCGCTGGTGCTACGTCGAGAACCGCCTGGCCCGAGGTGCGTTCGAGGTCGAGGGCACCCGGCTCGACCTCGGGCGGATCTCCCAGCCCACCTACGTCGTGTCCGCCGTCGACGACCACATCGTGCCCTGGAACTCCGCCTACCAGACCACCCAGCTCTTCGGCGGCGAGGACAAGCGCTTCGTGCTCTCCACCTCGGGCCACATCGCCGCCATCGTGAACCCACCCGGGCCCAAGGCCAAGCACTGGGTCAACCCCGCGCTCCCCGCCGACGCGGAGGACTGGCTCGCCGACGCCGAGCTGCGGACCGGCACGTGGTGGGACGACTGGGCGGGATGGATCGGCGACCGCGCCGGGCCCATGGTCGAGCCCCCGACCCACCTCGGCAGCGACCGCCACCCGCCCATCGGCGACGCCCCCGGCGTCTACGTCCACGGCCTCACCGCCGACGTCTGA
- a CDS encoding TauD/TfdA dioxygenase family protein has translation MTSTVSEGEAAVDGGGRALAVTPTAGHLGATVEGLDLAAGIDDATRDRLVGMLDEHLVVHIPGQAIDDDQQLALALRFGGPYIHPLARGSSTEARCEHIVDDVDHPPYQDEWHTDVSWDEAPPTYGTLRAVDLPPRGGDTIFVNTYAAFEALSPTMQGLLEPLTARHTMGAGKAFVSKMGPEIVAKVREQFPGAEHPVVGVHPGTGRRFLNVNRGFTESIVGLTDAESTALLEMLFAHVTNPNFHYRHQWSLGDVVIWDERCTQHFAVADYMPHRREMGRCVVRV, from the coding sequence ATGACCAGCACCGTCTCGGAGGGCGAGGCCGCCGTCGACGGCGGCGGCCGAGCACTGGCTGTCACGCCCACCGCGGGACACCTGGGGGCCACCGTCGAAGGCCTCGACCTGGCCGCCGGCATCGACGACGCCACCCGGGACCGGCTCGTGGGCATGCTCGACGAGCACCTCGTGGTGCACATCCCCGGCCAGGCCATCGACGACGACCAGCAGCTGGCCCTCGCCCTGCGCTTCGGGGGCCCCTACATCCACCCCCTCGCCCGGGGATCGTCCACCGAGGCCCGCTGCGAGCACATCGTCGACGACGTCGACCACCCGCCCTACCAGGACGAGTGGCACACCGACGTCAGCTGGGACGAGGCGCCCCCCACCTACGGCACGCTGCGAGCCGTCGACCTGCCGCCGAGGGGTGGCGACACCATCTTCGTCAACACCTACGCTGCCTTCGAGGCGCTCTCACCCACCATGCAGGGCCTGCTCGAACCGCTCACGGCCCGACACACCATGGGCGCCGGGAAGGCGTTCGTGTCGAAGATGGGACCCGAGATCGTGGCCAAGGTGCGCGAGCAGTTCCCCGGCGCCGAACACCCGGTCGTGGGCGTCCACCCCGGCACCGGTCGACGGTTCCTCAACGTCAACCGGGGCTTCACCGAGTCGATCGTGGGTCTCACCGACGCCGAGAGCACGGCGCTGCTCGAGATGCTCTTCGCCCACGTCACCAACCCGAACTTCCACTACCGCCACCAGTGGTCGTTGGGCGACGTGGTCATCTGGGACGAGCGCTGCACCCAGCACTTCGCCGTGGCCGACTACATGCCGCACCGCCGCGAGATGGGCCGCTGCGTCGTGCGCGTCTGA
- the ilvD gene encoding dihydroxy-acid dehydratase translates to MPEYRSRTTTAGRNAAGARALWRATGMTDDDFAKPIVAVANSFTQFVPGHVHLRDLGRLVATEIEAAGAVAREFHTIAVDDGIAMGHDGMLYSLPSRDLIADSVEYMVNAHCADALVCISNCDKITPGMLMAALRLDVPTVFVSGGPMEAGKVALADPDSDRGGSREVKVDLVSAMEVAGRPDAGDDEVEAVERSACPTCGSCSGMFTANSMNCLTEALGLSLPGNGTLLATHADREALFRQAGRTIVELTRRFYDEGDDAVRPRRIADRTAFANAMALDIAMGGSTNTVLHLLAAAAEGDVDFGLDDIDALSRRVPQLCKVAPASERYHVEDVHRAGGVLGILGELDRAGLVDASVPTVHSPTLADALARWDVRGKGADGLDADGLDAVVGAHAGEVDSTDVDSTDVDSTELVPGGVGEEAGGGEPGRGGVGRAGVGQQSGAGNQLDVERFYRAGPAGIRTTEAFSQDTRWPSLDLDREAGCIRDVAHAYRPDGGLAVLFGNLAVDGAIVKAAAVPDHQLTFTGPARVFESQDAAVDGILGGEVQPGEVVVIRYEGPRGGPGMQEMLYPTTYLKSMGLAGRCALVTDGRFSGGSSGLSVGHVSPEAAEGGAIGLVRDGDPITVDIPGRSLSLDVDDATLAERRAATDAAHPGGWAPAAPRARRVSTALRAYAAFTTSASKGAVRVVPSSAASPAP, encoded by the coding sequence ATGCCCGAGTACCGCTCCCGCACCACCACCGCCGGTCGCAACGCCGCCGGCGCCCGCGCCCTGTGGCGGGCGACCGGCATGACCGACGACGACTTCGCCAAGCCCATCGTGGCCGTGGCCAACTCCTTCACCCAGTTCGTGCCGGGGCACGTCCACCTGCGCGACCTGGGACGGCTGGTGGCCACCGAGATCGAGGCGGCCGGCGCGGTGGCCCGCGAGTTCCACACCATCGCGGTGGACGACGGCATCGCCATGGGCCACGACGGGATGCTCTACAGCCTGCCGAGTCGCGACCTCATCGCCGACTCGGTGGAGTACATGGTCAACGCCCACTGCGCCGACGCCCTGGTGTGCATCTCCAACTGCGACAAGATCACGCCGGGGATGCTCATGGCCGCTCTGCGCCTGGACGTCCCGACCGTGTTCGTGTCCGGCGGGCCCATGGAGGCGGGGAAGGTGGCGCTGGCCGACCCCGACAGCGATCGCGGGGGCAGCCGGGAGGTGAAGGTCGACCTCGTGTCGGCCATGGAGGTGGCCGGACGGCCGGACGCCGGCGACGACGAGGTCGAGGCGGTGGAGCGCTCGGCGTGCCCCACCTGCGGATCGTGCTCGGGCATGTTCACGGCCAACTCCATGAACTGCCTCACCGAAGCCCTCGGGCTGTCGCTGCCCGGCAACGGCACCCTGTTGGCCACCCACGCCGACCGCGAGGCGCTGTTCCGCCAGGCGGGGCGGACCATCGTGGAGCTGACCCGTCGGTTCTACGACGAGGGCGACGACGCCGTGCGGCCTCGCCGCATCGCGGACCGCACCGCCTTCGCCAACGCCATGGCCCTCGACATCGCCATGGGCGGCTCCACCAACACCGTGCTGCACCTCTTGGCGGCGGCGGCCGAGGGCGACGTCGACTTCGGGCTCGACGACATCGATGCCCTCAGCCGCCGGGTGCCCCAGCTGTGCAAGGTGGCGCCCGCCAGCGAGCGCTACCACGTGGAGGACGTGCACCGCGCCGGTGGGGTGCTCGGCATCCTCGGTGAGCTCGACCGGGCCGGCCTCGTCGACGCGTCGGTGCCCACGGTGCACAGCCCCACCCTCGCCGACGCCCTGGCCCGCTGGGACGTGCGCGGGAAGGGCGCGGACGGGCTGGACGCCGACGGGCTGGACGCCGTGGTCGGTGCCCATGCCGGTGAGGTCGACAGCACTGACGTCGACAGCACGGACGTCGACAGCACTGAACTCGTTCCGGGTGGCGTGGGTGAGGAGGCGGGCGGTGGCGAACCTGGCCGCGGTGGCGTCGGTCGGGCTGGCGTGGGTCAGCAGTCGGGCGCCGGGAACCAGTTGGACGTGGAGCGCTTCTACCGGGCCGGGCCGGCGGGGATCCGCACCACCGAGGCGTTCAGTCAGGACACTCGGTGGCCGAGCCTGGACCTCGACCGCGAAGCCGGGTGCATCCGCGACGTGGCCCACGCCTACCGTCCGGATGGCGGGTTGGCCGTGCTGTTCGGCAACCTGGCCGTCGACGGCGCCATCGTGAAGGCGGCGGCGGTGCCCGACCACCAGCTCACCTTCACCGGCCCGGCCCGGGTGTTCGAGAGCCAGGACGCCGCCGTCGACGGCATCCTCGGCGGTGAGGTGCAGCCCGGGGAGGTGGTGGTGATCCGCTACGAGGGGCCTCGGGGCGGGCCCGGGATGCAGGAGATGCTGTACCCGACGACCTACCTGAAGAGCATGGGCCTCGCCGGACGCTGTGCTCTCGTCACCGATGGGCGCTTCTCGGGTGGCTCGTCGGGGCTGTCGGTGGGGCACGTGTCGCCGGAGGCGGCCGAGGGCGGCGCCATCGGCCTGGTGCGCGACGGCGACCCGATCACCGTCGACATCCCCGGTCGGTCGCTCAGCCTCGACGTCGACGACGCCACGCTGGCCGAGCGACGTGCCGCCACGGACGCCGCCCACCCGGGTGGGTGGGCACCGGCCGCGCCCCGGGCGCGACGGGTGTCGACCGCGCTGCGGGCCTACGCCGCCTTCACCACCTCGGCGTCGAAGGGCGCCGTGCGCGTCGTCCCCTCCTCGGCCGCCTCGCCCGCCCCCTGA